The proteins below are encoded in one region of Triticum urartu cultivar G1812 unplaced genomic scaffold, Tu2.1 TuUngrouped_contig_6686, whole genome shotgun sequence:
- the LOC125530965 gene encoding FCS-Like Zinc finger 17-like, translating to MISRSPSLFQIGEGEAQDQDQDQAGTSTMATAGELVGLRLIIQPSPRRQQRPALAVLRRSSVRSAAADLQESSGCRPFLGLEFLKCCLCCCKKIDGDMDVFVYKGEQAFCSAECRSQQIAREERREIEILVRKRRDAFHSRRAAPGKTIGGPDGHARVQISSFC from the exons ATGATTTCGAGGTCTCCTAGCCTCTTCCAGATCGGCGAGGGAGAGGCCCAGGATCAGGATCAGGATCAGGCGGGGACGTCAACAATGGCGACCGCCGGCGAGCTCGTCGGGCTCCGGCTGATCATACAGCCCTCGCCGAGGCGACAACAACGGCCGGCGCTGGCCGTCCTCAGGAGGTCGTCGGTGAGGTCCGCCGCTGCCGACCTACAGGAGAGCAGCGGCTGCCGGCCATTCCTGGGCCTTGAGTTCCTGAAGTGCTGCCTCTGCTGCTGCAAGAAGATCGACGGCGACATGGACGTCTTCGTGTACAA GGGAGAGCAAGCCTTCTGCAGCGCCGAGTGCCGGTCTCAGCAGATTGCGAGGGAGGAGCGGCGGGAGATCGAGATCCTGGTCAGGAAGCGCCGTGACGCGTTCCACAGCCGCCGTGCAGCGCCGGGCAAGACGATCGGAGGACCGGACGGGCACGCGAGGGTGCAAATATCAAGTTTTTGCTAG